The DNA window ttacatctagtattaaatattttaataataaactcatatatattttgcattaaaatatacacttttataCAGATGCAATTAATAGgtgcaataaatataaaaagttttgtatCTTTTATTGGTGTGTGACACTCTTgtgtaatacaaatattacaatccataatataaaacaatatgttttaaataacagtTGCAGTCAAACTTAACTATACGTGTGGAGGAAGAAAACTCGAATAGCACAAGTGGAATTAACAATGATAAAGGATTCTGGGAATGGTTGTTCGGTTCGGTGGCACCATATCCACCATATCCACAATATCCACCAACAGTCGTAGAACCACCACAACCAAAGAATTGTACCAAATGCAGTAtgtttgcatatatttttttaatttactatcaTATTAAATCctagattaattatataatgtacaatgtatctaaattaattaaattaaattttatttttgaaataatctttaagttaatataataatgaatttctcaattttatctattataagTTATTGtagtatgtataaaaaaatacgaaatttattttattaattgtgttaCTACTGttatcagaaatattatttacttcaattgtatattattagttgattgattgatatttAACAAAAGGAAGTTTATatagcgtatatatatatatatatatatatatgttacgggcaatttgattaatccggacattatgcataattcccGCTTCTTTCGGgacatttgaataataaaaacaaaaatggtcaaattaatcaaactgatcggtcattatgcataatgcccaCAGACAAGTGGGAAATGtgattaacatattaaaatatctttctaaaaagaATGGCAGTCTGTCTATAATTTCAACTTTCTTACTTACAATGAGTTCAtgcactaaaatattttatattttgtgtttagacataatttataatagacaaattaataaattatttggtaaATGTGCAGAATAGTGGCCTTCTCACCGATTTTGTTGaacttaggcttaatcgacgcgtttttgcacaaaacgaccgaatctggcagaaaaaagtgtcgctctgccccgcgaagcgagatataggttagtgacgcgctttaaacagttaaatacttttaaagcgcgtcatctaatcTATGTatgttagtgacgcgctttaaacaattaaatacttttaaagcgcgtcactaacaagcctcttgcacaataggcgatagcgatagcgatagcgataccGACAGCGACAAGGTTGCCAACAAAGCTATACCTTTGTTCGCAactttgtcgctgtcgctatcgctatcacTATCGCTtcttgtgcaaggggcttaagatTGCCggaaaaataaactaaaatgagatgatttatcaaaatgaccatTTAGCATTGggaaatatgcataatgaccgggcaatttgattaattcttcTCTATTAATCATATTGACCGAACAAATTgggaattatgcataatgcccgGCCATTATCAAATTGcccgtaatatatatatatatatatatatatatgtataatatagtataatatagtataaataaaatagtaaaatattgatatatgtattatttatagctTGTGGTTTGACAAATAAACACAATCGTATTGTCGGAGGCGTTGAGACGATTGTCAATCAGTATCCTTGGATGGCCCTATTGATGTACAGAGGACAATTTTATTGTGGTGGTACAGTCATAAATTCACGATATGTGCTAACGGCCGCTCATTGCATTGACAGGTGATTCATCTGTTCAGTCCGATTTTTGATCATCATtgaatatgtgtgtatatgcgtATGTGCAAAAcgataattaattagattCTTCTTGATAGATTCGATGCGAATAAATTGATTGTCCGAATATTGGAACATGACCGCAACTTGACCGGTGAAAGCAAAACGCAGGATTTTCAAGTGGAAAAAACAATCAAACACAGTGGTTACTCTACTACCAATTACGACAGTGATATTGCACTCCTTAAGCTAAGGAATGCTATCACGTTCGAAGGTTTGATGCGACCTGCTTGTCTCCCAGAACAAGGTATCTTTTAGTTTACgtattcatatatatgtatataagtgtcgttaattttattaaaaaataattttatttgttaaaagtgAGATATCACGAATCTTAGatcttttagatttttagaaaatagatttttaaataatttataaacaatttaaatttattcgaaTGTGTGATAGATTACGAATTTATTATCTGTTTTCAGGAAAAACCTTCGCC is part of the Temnothorax longispinosus isolate EJ_2023e chromosome 12, Tlon_JGU_v1, whole genome shotgun sequence genome and encodes:
- the LOC139823374 gene encoding trypsin-1 — its product is MLFRFILLLTLVAVAITVAVDNELQSNLTIRVEEENSNSTSGINNDKGFWEWLFGSVAPYPPYPQYPPTVVEPPQPKNCTKCTCGLTNKHNRIVGGVETIVNQYPWMALLMYRGQFYCGGTVINSRYVLTAAHCIDRFDANKLIVRILEHDRNLTGESKTQDFQVEKTIKHSGYSTTNYDSDIALLKLRNAITFEGLMRPACLPEQGKTFAGEKGIVTGWGAVKEGGSISQFLQEVVVPILTNKECRATKYPSRRITDNMLCAGFKEGGKDSCQGDSGGPLHIEKNSVHQVVGVVSWGEGCAQPGYPGVYTRVNRFLSWIASNTKDGCYC